In one window of Escherichia coli DSM 30083 = JCM 1649 = ATCC 11775 DNA:
- the fadE gene encoding acyl-CoA dehydrogenase FadE: MMILSILATVVLLSALFYHRVSLFISSLILLAWTAALGVAGLWSAWVLVPLAIILVPFNFAPMRKSMISAPVFRGFRKVMPPMSRTEKEAIDAGTTWWEGDLFQGKPDWKKLHNYPQPRLTAEEQAFLDGPVEEACRMANDFQITHELADLPPELWAYLKEHRFFAMIIKKEYGGLEFSAYAQSRVLQKLSGVSGILAITVGVPNSLGPGELLQHYGTDEQKNHYLPRLARGQEIPCFALTSPEAGSDAGAIPDTGIVCMGEWQGQQVMGMRLTWNKRYITLAPIATVLGLAFKLSDPEKLLGGAEDLGITCALIPTTTPGVEIGRRHFPLNVPFQNGPTRGKDVFVPIDYIIGGPKMAGQGWRMLVECLSVGRGITLPSNSTGGVKSVALATGAYAYIRRQFKISIGKMEGIEEPLARIAGNAYVMDAAASLITYGIMLGEKPAVLSAIVKYHCTHRGQQSIIDAMDITGGKGIMLGQSNFLARAYQGAPIAITVEGANILTRSMMIFGQGAIRCHPYVLEEMEAAKNNDVNAFDKLLFKHIGHVGSNKVRSFWLGLTRGLTSSTPTGDATKRYYQHLNRLSANLALLSDVSMAVLGGSLKRRERISARLGDILSQLYLASAVLKRYDDEGRNEADLPLVHWGVQDALYQAEQAMDDLLQNFPNRVVAGLLNVVIFPTGRHYLAPSDKLDHKVAKILQVPNATRSRIGRGQYLTPSEHNPVGLLEEALVDVIAADPIHQRICKELGKNLPFTRLDELAHNALAKGLIDKDEAAILVKAEESRLRSINVDDFDPEELATKPVKLPEKVRKVEAA, translated from the coding sequence ATGATGATTTTGAGTATTCTCGCTACGGTTGTCCTGCTCAGCGCATTGTTCTATCACCGCGTGAGCTTATTTATCAGCAGTCTGATTTTGCTCGCCTGGACAGCCGCACTCGGCGTTGCTGGTCTGTGGTCGGCGTGGGTACTGGTGCCTCTGGCCATTATCCTCGTGCCATTTAACTTTGCGCCTATGCGTAAGTCGATGATTTCCGCGCCGGTATTTCGCGGTTTCCGTAAGGTAATGCCGCCGATGTCGCGCACTGAGAAAGAAGCGATTGATGCGGGCACCACCTGGTGGGAGGGCGACTTGTTCCAGGGCAAGCCGGACTGGAAAAAGCTGCATAACTATCCGCAGCCGCGCCTGACCGCAGAAGAGCAAGCGTTTCTCGACGGCCCGGTAGAAGAAGCCTGCCGGATGGCGAATGATTTCCAGATTACTCATGAGCTGGCGGACCTGCCGCCGGAGTTATGGGCGTACCTTAAAGAGCATCGTTTCTTCGCGATGATCATCAAAAAAGAGTACGGCGGGCTGGAGTTCTCGGCTTATGCCCAGTCTCGCGTGCTGCAAAAACTCTCCGGCGTGAGCGGGATCCTGGCGATTACCGTCGGCGTGCCGAACTCATTAGGCCCGGGCGAGCTGCTGCAACATTACGGCACTGACGAGCAGAAAAATCACTATCTGCCGCGTCTGGCGCGTGGTCAGGAGATCCCTTGCTTTGCACTGACCAGCCCGGAAGCGGGTTCCGATGCGGGCGCGATTCCGGATACCGGGATTGTCTGCATGGGCGAATGGCAGGGCCAGCAGGTGATGGGGATGCGTCTGACCTGGAACAAACGCTACATTACGCTGGCACCGATTGCGACCGTGCTTGGTCTGGCGTTTAAACTCTCCGACCCGGAGAAATTACTCGGCGGTGCAGAAGATTTAGGTATTACCTGTGCGCTGATCCCGACCACCACGCCGGGCGTGGAAATTGGTCGTCGCCACTTCCCGCTGAACGTACCGTTCCAGAACGGACCGACGCGCGGTAAAGATGTGTTCGTGCCGATCGATTACATCATCGGCGGGCCGAAAATGGCCGGGCAAGGCTGGCGGATGCTGGTGGAGTGCCTCTCGGTAGGCCGCGGCATCACCCTGCCTTCCAACTCAACCGGCGGCGTGAAATCGGTAGCGCTGGCAACGGGCGCGTATGCGTACATTCGTCGGCAGTTCAAAATCTCTATCGGTAAGATGGAAGGGATTGAAGAGCCGCTGGCGCGTATTGCCGGGAACGCTTATGTAATGGATGCTGCGGCATCGCTGATTACCTACGGCATTATGCTCGGTGAAAAACCTGCCGTGCTGTCGGCTATCGTTAAGTATCACTGTACCCACCGCGGGCAGCAGTCGATTATTGATGCGATGGATATCACCGGGGGCAAAGGCATTATGCTCGGGCAAAGCAACTTCCTGGCCCGTGCTTACCAGGGCGCACCGATTGCCATCACCGTTGAAGGGGCTAACATTCTGACCCGCAGCATGATGATCTTCGGACAAGGAGCAATTCGTTGCCATCCGTACGTGCTGGAAGAGATGGAAGCGGCGAAGAACAATGACGTAAATGCGTTCGATAAACTGCTGTTCAAACATATCGGTCACGTCGGTAGCAACAAAGTTCGCAGCTTCTGGCTGGGCCTGACGCGCGGTTTAACCAGCAGCACACCAACCGGCGATGCCACTAAACGCTACTATCAGCACCTGAACCGCCTGAGCGCCAACCTCGCCCTGCTTTCTGATGTCTCGATGGCGGTGCTGGGCGGCAGCCTGAAACGTCGTGAGCGTATCTCGGCCCGTCTGGGGGATATTTTAAGCCAGCTTTACCTCGCCTCTGCCGTTCTGAAGCGTTATGACGACGAAGGCCGTAATGAAGCCGATCTGCCGCTGGTGCACTGGGGCGTACAGGATGCGCTGTATCAGGCAGAACAGGCGATGGACGATTTACTGCAAAACTTCCCGAACCGTGTGGTTGCCGGGCTGCTGAATGTGGTGATCTTCCCGACCGGACGTCATTACCTGGCACCGTCTGACAAGCTGGATCATAAAGTGGCGAAGATTTTACAAGTACCGAACGCCACTCGTTCACGTATTGGTCGCGGTCAGTACCTGACGCCAAGCGAGCATAACCCGGTTGGTTTACTGGAAGAGGCGCTGGTGGATGTGATTGCCGCCGACCCGATTCATCAGCGGATCTGTAAAGAGTTGGGTAAAAACCTGCCGTTTACCCGTCTGGATGAACTGGCGCACAACGCGCTGGCGAAGGGGCTGATTGATAAAGATGAAGCCGCTATTCTGGTAAAAGCTGAAGAAAGCCGTTTACGCAGTATTAACGTTGATGACTTTGATCCAGAAGAGCTGGCGACGAAGCCGGTAAAGTTGCCGGAGAAAGTGCGGAAAGTTGAAGCCGCGTAA
- the ivy gene encoding Ivy family C-type lysozyme inhibitor encodes MFKAITTVAALVIATSAMAQDDLTISSLAKGETTKAAFNQMVQGHKLPAWVMKGGTYTPAQTVTLGDETYQVMSACKPHDCGSQRIAVMWSEKSNQMTGLFSTIDEKTSQEKLTWLNVNDALSIDGKTVLFAALTGSLENHPDGFNFK; translated from the coding sequence ATGTTTAAGGCAATAACGACAGTCGCCGCTCTGGTCATCGCCACCAGTGCAATGGCGCAGGATGATTTAACCATTAGCAGTCTTGCAAAGGGCGAAACCACCAAAGCGGCGTTTAATCAGATGGTGCAAGGGCATAAGCTGCCTGCCTGGGTGATGAAAGGCGGTACTTATACTCCCGCACAAACCGTGACTTTGGGAGATGAGACGTATCAGGTGATGAGCGCGTGCAAACCGCATGACTGTGGCTCGCAACGTATCGCTGTGATGTGGTCCGAGAAATCTAATCAGATGACGGGGCTGTTCTCGACTATTGATGAGAAAACGTCGCAAGAGAAACTCACCTGGTTGAATGTGAACGATGCGCTTTCGATTGATGGCAAAACGGTGCTGTTCGCGGCGTTGACCGGCAGCCTGGAAAACCATCCGGATGGCTTTAATTTTAAATAA
- the yafV gene encoding 2-oxoglutaramate amidase, whose protein sequence is MPGLKITLLQQPLVWMDGPANLRHFDRQLEGITGRDVIVLPEMFTSGFAMEAAASSLAQDDVVNWMTAKAQQCNALIAGSVALQTESGSVNRFLLVEPGGTVHFYDKRHLFRMADEHLHYKAGNARVIVEWRGWRILPLVCYDLRFPVWSRNLNDYDLALYVANWPAPRSLHWQALLTARAIENQAYVAGCNRVGSDGNGCHYRGDSRVINPQGEIIATADAHQATRIDAELSMMALREYREKFPAWRDADEFRLW, encoded by the coding sequence GTGCCTGGTTTGAAGATTACGCTTTTGCAGCAACCACTGGTGTGGATGGATGGTCCTGCCAACCTGCGCCATTTTGATCGTCAACTGGAAGGTATTACCGGGCGCGATGTGATCGTTCTACCGGAGATGTTTACCAGCGGCTTTGCCATGGAAGCGGCAGCTTCGTCGCTAGCACAAGATGACGTAGTGAACTGGATGACCGCTAAAGCGCAGCAGTGCAATGCGCTGATTGCAGGCAGTGTTGCATTACAAACGGAGTCTGGTTCGGTTAACCGCTTTTTGCTGGTTGAGCCGGGCGGCACGGTACATTTTTATGATAAGCGTCATCTGTTCCGCATGGCAGATGAGCATCTACATTATAAAGCGGGCAATGCGCGAGTGATTGTGGAATGGCGCGGCTGGCGTATTTTGCCGCTGGTGTGCTACGACTTACGTTTTCCGGTGTGGTCGCGCAATCTCAACGATTATGACCTCGCCCTGTACGTCGCCAACTGGCCTGCTCCGCGCTCTCTGCACTGGCAGGCATTGCTGACAGCCCGCGCGATTGAGAATCAAGCGTATGTGGCGGGATGCAATCGCGTCGGCAGCGATGGCAACGGCTGCCATTATCGCGGTGACAGCCGGGTGATTAATCCGCAAGGCGAGATTATCGCTACTGCCGACGCGCATCAGGCAACGCGCATTGATGCGGAGCTGTCGATGATGGCATTGCGGGAATATAGAGAAAAGTTTCCGGCATGGCGGGATGCGGATGAGTTTAGGTTGTGGTGA
- a CDS encoding integrating conjugative element protein has translation MLKMSLYVIILLFSLQFSAAITGKESEVVSPLLMDVNPSLTMENISELSTSSEPSQQGVFPVICTRLHPGSVMKRQLLTGWGPVFIIGDDPFSLRWMSEHLEILKSLNALGLVVNVESVERMEVLQQRADGLLLLPVICDNFVQALQLNAYPVLITEMEISQ, from the coding sequence ATGTTAAAAATGAGTTTATACGTAATAATATTGTTATTTTCCCTTCAGTTTAGTGCAGCCATTACTGGCAAGGAAAGTGAGGTTGTTTCACCATTATTAATGGATGTTAATCCTTCACTAACAATGGAAAATATTTCTGAATTATCCACATCATCGGAACCATCGCAACAGGGGGTATTTCCTGTAATATGTACTCGACTTCATCCTGGCTCCGTAATGAAACGTCAGTTATTAACCGGCTGGGGGCCTGTTTTTATAATTGGTGATGATCCTTTTTCTCTGCGCTGGATGAGTGAACATCTGGAGATCCTTAAATCGCTAAATGCCCTTGGTTTGGTTGTTAATGTTGAATCAGTAGAACGAATGGAGGTATTACAGCAGCGGGCTGATGGGTTATTGTTATTGCCAGTTATCTGCGATAATTTTGTGCAAGCTCTGCAATTAAATGCTTATCCGGTATTAATCACAGAGATGGAAATATCACAATGA
- a CDS encoding PAAR-like domain-containing protein, with protein MGNYHIGDGECRFRVVCSSPDVCEVGGYKVPFDSYQTLDSERQYSSTVWARGCRALNVGSVIAGTQSNAGKGVISGTSQGTGDCVILTGSPTVTIEGKPVAYHGSVVGINNHNCLGKLYTKIKSPMISVIDRTFNYERTAEVIHDLLLLKDLLSVGNIFDGDISPEVKNDLFQIKDPDQSWGEFFSIKNIRESLRNGIEGDKSQIREWFGENTLTQMGNGAITTLHGVADLALVTFDALLDTATATVACPIGEDGLCEQANINLNEKEQALFNISNSLINGQAWDALKKMIMDTNNGDQIALEHFASFLWGFMIPAKIPEENISGKVFVEPVVLEGGAGGNWTVFDEVLDSNVIKQLTLTGCGAACGEMLLRDRYIFVTQNVIGTELTSMTSLANKLNKFDVGWEGNAVSESSLYALSNTGSWGAMMWDSGSKVGHWVLVKGVDDAGNVIIYDPYQGSRYLMTEQEFKEVWNGHSVYKP; from the coding sequence ATGGGTAACTATCATATCGGGGATGGTGAATGTAGATTTAGAGTCGTGTGTTCTTCACCAGATGTATGTGAAGTAGGAGGTTACAAGGTTCCTTTTGACAGTTACCAGACTTTAGATAGTGAAAGACAGTACAGTTCAACGGTATGGGCGCGTGGATGCAGAGCTTTAAATGTTGGTTCAGTGATTGCTGGAACTCAAAGTAATGCCGGTAAAGGTGTCATATCCGGTACATCTCAAGGAACGGGTGACTGTGTTATTTTAACGGGAAGTCCGACTGTAACAATAGAAGGGAAACCTGTTGCTTATCATGGTTCAGTTGTTGGGATTAATAACCACAACTGCCTTGGTAAATTGTATACCAAAATAAAATCACCAATGATTTCTGTCATTGATAGAACTTTTAATTATGAAAGGACTGCTGAAGTAATACACGATTTACTGCTTCTGAAGGATCTCCTCTCTGTTGGTAATATTTTTGACGGAGATATTTCACCTGAGGTTAAAAATGATTTATTTCAAATAAAAGATCCTGACCAATCATGGGGGGAGTTTTTTTCAATAAAGAATATCAGAGAATCTCTCAGGAATGGTATTGAAGGAGATAAATCTCAGATCAGAGAATGGTTTGGAGAGAACACACTTACTCAAATGGGGAATGGAGCAATCACCACTTTACATGGTGTGGCGGATTTAGCCTTAGTTACATTCGATGCTCTGTTAGATACGGCAACGGCAACGGTTGCTTGCCCGATAGGCGAAGATGGGTTATGTGAACAGGCAAATATAAATTTAAATGAAAAAGAACAGGCTTTATTTAATATTAGTAATTCATTGATAAATGGGCAAGCATGGGATGCACTTAAAAAAATGATAATGGATACAAATAATGGTGATCAGATTGCTCTGGAGCATTTTGCCAGCTTTTTATGGGGCTTTATGATACCCGCAAAAATACCAGAAGAAAATATCTCTGGGAAAGTATTTGTAGAGCCAGTAGTTTTAGAAGGTGGTGCTGGTGGCAATTGGACAGTATTTGATGAGGTTTTAGATTCAAATGTAATAAAGCAATTGACTTTAACAGGCTGTGGAGCGGCCTGTGGGGAAATGTTGCTTAGGGATAGGTATATTTTTGTCACGCAAAATGTAATTGGAACAGAATTAACATCTATGACGTCGCTGGCAAACAAGCTTAATAAATTTGATGTCGGCTGGGAAGGGAATGCAGTGAGCGAATCTAGTTTATATGCCCTCAGTAATACTGGTTCATGGGGAGCAATGATGTGGGATTCTGGAAGTAAAGTAGGGCATTGGGTACTTGTTAAGGGTGTTGATGATGCTGGGAATGTGATAATATATGATCCATATCAAGGGAGTCGATATCTGATGACTGAACAGGAATTTAAGGAGGTATGGAATGGGCATAGTGTTTACAAACCATAA
- a CDS encoding DUF2169 domain-containing protein: MIEMKNNTPFPLLSFEKYGRYGLLFDVIAIKMSLRIKNGFYADLAEFQKELSMSDEYYGESETSSLKSETDLVLCKRNTDIHVTGSAHAPSGDKSQWKACVRVNSFSKELSLSGVRYLQYERNRWQMSLPDKIINVPLRYELAYGGIWQPDGMEKLVFSANPVGCGYYPDISQLNTSCQYKLPQITSSALSENATIFNGESDFFQGVGPVSRWWKSRLQYAGTYNEVWREKRYPYLPDDFDERFYNSAHPDMIYTGFLSGDENISLEGFFKFEQVVKTKLPGIRPVLILKTKHNTSHMFLPVADTMVIDLSRQEIYLTWRLTIPDFFGMKEGVLSCIIPECIGKKYYG; encoded by the coding sequence ATGATAGAAATGAAAAATAACACGCCATTTCCTTTGTTGTCATTTGAAAAATATGGTCGTTATGGTCTTTTGTTTGATGTTATTGCTATTAAAATGTCATTGCGAATTAAAAATGGATTTTATGCTGATCTTGCTGAGTTTCAAAAAGAATTGTCCATGTCTGATGAATACTATGGGGAGTCTGAAACAAGTAGTCTAAAATCTGAAACAGACTTAGTTCTTTGTAAAAGAAATACAGATATTCACGTGACAGGTAGTGCTCATGCCCCTTCAGGGGATAAGTCTCAGTGGAAGGCTTGTGTGAGGGTTAATAGTTTTTCTAAAGAACTGAGTTTATCTGGTGTCCGCTACTTACAATATGAGCGAAATCGTTGGCAGATGAGCTTACCAGATAAAATTATTAATGTTCCTCTACGCTATGAGCTTGCTTACGGTGGTATTTGGCAACCAGATGGTATGGAGAAATTGGTTTTTTCAGCAAACCCTGTAGGTTGTGGATATTATCCTGATATTTCTCAACTTAATACAAGTTGTCAATATAAACTCCCACAAATAACCAGCTCTGCTTTGTCAGAAAACGCTACCATTTTTAATGGGGAATCTGACTTTTTTCAAGGTGTTGGCCCTGTATCTCGATGGTGGAAAAGTCGCCTCCAGTATGCAGGAACCTACAATGAAGTATGGCGTGAAAAGCGCTATCCCTATTTGCCGGATGATTTTGATGAGCGGTTCTACAATAGTGCTCATCCGGATATGATATACACGGGGTTTCTCTCTGGCGATGAAAACATCTCTCTTGAAGGTTTTTTTAAATTTGAACAGGTTGTTAAGACAAAATTGCCAGGTATACGACCTGTACTTATATTAAAAACCAAGCATAATACATCACATATGTTCTTACCTGTTGCGGATACAATGGTTATCGATTTAAGTCGACAGGAAATATACCTTACCTGGAGATTAACAATACCTGATTTTTTTGGAATGAAAGAAGGAGTGCTGAGTTGTATTATTCCTGAATGTATAGGGAAAAAATATTATGGGTAA
- a CDS encoding type VI secretion system Vgr family protein, which yields MSLKGLRFTLEVDGQEPDTFAVVNFRLIQNQSYPFVMSVDVASDSFMQTAEMLLEKNATLTIWQGVIPLRYVTGVVAGFGMQENNGWQMRYHLRIEPPLWRCGLRRNFRIFQQQDIRTISATLLNENGVTEWTPLFYEDHPAREFCVQYGESDLAFLARLWAEEGIFFFERFAADSPEQKLTLCDDVAGLSQAGELPFNPDTSAGAETECVSMFRYEAHVRPSSVQSQDYTFKVPDWPGMYEQQGESLNGQLEQYEIFDYPGRYKDEQHGKDFTLYRMESLRSDAEKATGQSNSPKLWPGTWFTLTGHPQKMLNREWQVVQSILSGDQPQALHGSQGRGTTLGNQLEVIPADRTWRPRLQSKPKVDGPQSAIVTGPAGEEIFCDEHGRVRVKFHWDRYNPATEASSCWVRVSQAWAGPGFGNLAIPRVGQEVIVDFLNGDPDQPIIMGRTYHEDNRSPGSLPGTKTQMTIRSKTYKGSGFNELRFEDATGGEQVYIHAQKNMDTEVLNNRTTDVKADHTETIGNDQKITVGLGQTVNVGSKKEGGHDQKVTVANDQHLTIKNDRHKVVNNNQTSKVTGTDTEEVVKKQSIKIGDNYELKVEHGTNIISGDSIELICGQGESGTCSIKLEKTGKIIIRGTEFLFEATGPVDIKGKDIHLNG from the coding sequence ATGTCCTTAAAAGGTCTTCGCTTTACGCTGGAGGTTGACGGCCAGGAGCCGGACACCTTTGCAGTGGTGAATTTCCGGTTAATCCAGAACCAGTCTTATCCGTTTGTGATGAGTGTGGATGTCGCCAGCGATTCTTTTATGCAGACGGCGGAGATGCTGCTGGAGAAGAACGCAACGCTGACTATCTGGCAGGGTGTCATCCCGCTGCGTTATGTCACCGGCGTGGTGGCGGGCTTTGGCATGCAGGAGAACAACGGCTGGCAGATGCGTTATCACCTGCGTATTGAGCCGCCGTTATGGCGGTGCGGGCTGCGGCGGAACTTCCGTATCTTCCAGCAGCAGGATATCCGGACGATATCGGCCACATTACTGAACGAGAACGGCGTCACAGAGTGGACGCCGCTGTTTTATGAGGACCATCCGGCGCGGGAGTTCTGTGTGCAGTACGGGGAGTCGGACCTGGCGTTTCTGGCGCGGCTGTGGGCGGAGGAGGGGATTTTCTTCTTTGAGCGGTTTGCGGCGGACAGTCCGGAGCAGAAGCTGACGCTGTGCGACGATGTGGCGGGGCTGTCACAGGCGGGGGAGCTTCCGTTTAACCCGGACACATCGGCAGGAGCGGAGACGGAGTGTGTCAGTATGTTCCGTTATGAGGCGCATGTCCGCCCGTCATCGGTGCAGAGCCAGGATTACACGTTTAAGGTGCCGGACTGGCCGGGGATGTATGAGCAGCAGGGTGAGAGCCTGAACGGACAGCTTGAACAGTATGAAATATTTGATTATCCGGGAAGGTACAAGGATGAACAGCACGGCAAGGATTTCACGCTGTACCGGATGGAGAGCCTGCGCAGTGATGCGGAAAAGGCCACAGGGCAGAGTAATTCGCCGAAGCTGTGGCCGGGGACGTGGTTTACGCTGACGGGGCATCCGCAGAAGATGCTGAACCGTGAATGGCAGGTGGTACAGAGCATTCTGTCAGGAGACCAGCCGCAGGCGCTTCACGGCAGCCAGGGGAGAGGAACCACGCTGGGAAATCAGTTAGAGGTGATACCGGCGGACCGGACGTGGCGTCCACGGCTGCAAAGCAAACCGAAGGTGGACGGGCCACAGAGCGCCATTGTCACCGGGCCTGCGGGAGAGGAAATCTTCTGTGATGAACATGGCCGGGTACGGGTGAAGTTTCACTGGGACAGGTATAACCCGGCAACGGAGGCGAGTTCGTGCTGGGTGAGGGTGTCACAGGCGTGGGCGGGGCCGGGGTTTGGTAACCTGGCGATACCGCGCGTGGGCCAGGAGGTGATTGTTGACTTCCTGAACGGGGACCCGGACCAGCCGATAATCATGGGGCGGACGTACCATGAGGACAACCGTTCGCCGGGGAGCCTGCCGGGGACGAAGACGCAGATGACGATACGGTCGAAGACCTATAAAGGAAGCGGCTTTAATGAACTGCGGTTTGAAGACGCCACGGGCGGTGAACAGGTCTATATCCACGCGCAGAAGAACATGGATACGGAGGTGCTGAATAATCGGACGACGGATGTGAAGGCTGACCACACGGAGACCATTGGTAACGACCAGAAGATAACGGTGGGGTTGGGCCAGACGGTGAATGTGGGGAGCAAAAAGGAAGGTGGTCATGACCAGAAAGTGACGGTAGCGAACGATCAGCATCTCACGATAAAAAATGACCGGCACAAGGTTGTAAATAACAACCAGACAAGCAAGGTGACGGGAACTGATACCGAAGAAGTCGTCAAAAAACAGAGTATTAAAATAGGTGATAATTACGAACTGAAAGTTGAGCATGGTACAAATATCATATCTGGGGACAGTATTGAGCTAATTTGTGGGCAGGGAGAGAGCGGGACTTGTTCCATAAAACTGGAGAAAACAGGAAAGATAATAATACGGGGGACGGAGTTTCTATTTGAGGCTACCGGTCCTGTAGATATTAAAGGAAAAGATATTCATCTGAACGGATAG
- a CDS encoding Hcp family type VI secretion system effector, giving the protein MPTPCYISITGQTQGNITAGAFTADSVGNIYVQGHEDEMLVQEFLHNVTVPTDPQSGQPSGQRAHKPFIFTVALNKAVPLLYNALASGEMLPKVELHWWRTSVEGKQEHYFTTRLTDATIVDMNLHMPHCQDPAQREFTQLLAVSLAYRKVEWEHIKSGTSGADDWRAPLEA; this is encoded by the coding sequence ATGCCAACCCCATGTTACATTTCAATTACAGGTCAGACCCAGGGGAACATCACTGCCGGTGCTTTCACCGCAGATTCTGTCGGCAATATCTACGTGCAGGGACACGAAGATGAAATGCTGGTGCAGGAGTTTCTGCATAACGTTACTGTTCCAACCGATCCGCAGTCTGGTCAGCCTTCCGGGCAGCGTGCTCACAAACCGTTCATTTTCACCGTGGCGCTGAACAAAGCCGTTCCGCTGCTGTACAACGCGCTGGCCTCCGGTGAAATGCTGCCGAAAGTGGAGCTGCACTGGTGGCGTACCTCTGTTGAAGGCAAGCAGGAGCACTACTTCACCACACGTCTTACTGACGCGACGATTGTGGACATGAACCTGCATATGCCGCACTGCCAGGACCCTGCACAGCGTGAGTTTACGCAATTGCTCGCAGTATCACTGGCCTACCGTAAGGTTGAGTGGGAGCACATCAAATCCGGTACTTCTGGTGCCGATGACTGGCGTGCACCGCTGGAAGCATAA
- the tssB gene encoding type VI secretion system contractile sheath small subunit, which produces MSKMNNNGGSVAPKERISVRYTPKVDGVAADIELPLNLLITGNLKGKPDNTPLDERTAIAINRYNLNAVISEADIEREFVVPAELSDAPNEQMYVNLKVKSMDDLSPDHIASQVPEIKRLLELREALVALKSPLGNIPAFRAQLQALLENEDTREQLIQELGIAVQK; this is translated from the coding sequence ATGAGCAAAATGAACAACAATGGCGGCAGTGTCGCGCCGAAAGAAAGAATCAGCGTTCGGTATACACCAAAAGTTGATGGGGTGGCTGCTGATATCGAATTGCCGCTGAATTTATTGATCACCGGCAATCTGAAAGGGAAACCAGATAACACGCCGTTGGATGAGCGAACTGCCATTGCTATCAACCGCTATAACCTCAACGCAGTCATTTCAGAAGCTGACATTGAACGGGAGTTTGTTGTTCCGGCTGAACTCAGTGACGCTCCCAATGAGCAAATGTACGTCAACCTGAAAGTCAAATCTATGGATGACCTTTCTCCTGACCATATTGCCAGCCAGGTACCAGAAATAAAACGTCTGCTCGAATTGCGTGAAGCCCTAGTCGCACTTAAGTCTCCACTAGGCAATATTCCAGCCTTCCGCGCACAACTTCAGGCGCTACTGGAAAACGAAGACACCCGCGAGCAGCTGATCCAGGAACTGGGTATCGCCGTTCAGAAATAA